The genome window AGTAAGCCTCCCAAGATCTCTGGAACGGTAATTCAGGCTTTCCAAGAAGTTTTTACTCGATATAGGAGATTCCGGTTCTTTCGAATCCGGATCATAAAACTGGGAGCTGTAAGCCAGAATTGCTTCAATTTTTTTATCTGTGAAGCCTGTAATATCCACAACAAAATCCGGCTCTATATTTTTCCATTGAATATAATGATATACTAATTTGGGTCTCCATGCTTTTTGGATTTCACCGTCCAAAATTGTTTCAATCTTCATCAGACCTGACAAAAAACAGGCATCCGAAACCAATTTACTGCCTTTTCCATGATCTATATGCCTGTCATCTATTGCATTACACAATACGATTTCCGGCTGATACTTACGGATCATTTTTATAATTTCCAGCTGATGCTTTTCATCATTGACAAAAAAACCGTCTCTCATATTCAAATTCTCCCGAACAGAAACCCCCAGTATTTTCGCTGCTGCTGCTGCCTCTTCATCCCGAATTTCAGCAGAACCGCGTGTACCTAATTCTCCACGGGTCAAATCAATAATTCCGACCGTTTTACCTAGAGAAATCTCTTTTAGGATTGTTCCGGAACATCCTAATTCTACATCATCGGGATGTGCCCCAAAAGCCAATATATCTAATTTCATATCTTTTTTTGTTTATTATTTTTGGTTTGTAGTTTATTGTTAAGTTCTTAAAAAACAAACTATCAACTTTTTTAACCGTTTAAAACTCTTTTCATTGTCATTGATTTGTTGACGCTTTCCTCCCACTCTTTTTCAGGAACGCTGTCTTTCGTGATACCGCAGCCCATAAACAAATTTACTTTTACATTTTTTGTCCCGGAATACATTTCAATTTCCATGCATCTTAAATTGACAAACAGATTTGAACTAACCGAGTCTACAGCAAAACTCGTATTCAATTCTCCCAAAAAACCAGTATAGAAAGTCCGATCGTAATTTTCATTTTCCAGAATAAAAGCTTTCGAAGCTTCTTTTGGCAGTCCGCAGACAGCTGGGGTTGGATGCAGTAAATTAACGACCTGCTTTAAATTATAACCTGTATTCAATACTCCCCAAATATCCGTTTTCAGATGCCAGATACTGCCGGCTTTAAGATTATATGGTTCTGTTACCGAAACTTCCAGTACAGCTTCCTGCAGCTGGTCTACAATATAATCTGTCACATACTGCTGTTCTTCTCTTTCTTTCTTTTCCCAAACAATTTCATCCGAGCCGTAATCTTTCTGTGTTCCTGCCAAAGCCATTGTTTCAAACACATTTACATTGGCTTTTACCAATTGTTCTGGTGTCGCTCCCATCCAAAGTCCAACTTGCGGATGAAAAAAACAATATACAAAAGTAGTCGGATACAATTGTACCAAGTTTTCGAAAACTGCAGTTAAATCAAATTCTTCCAGTTTTATTATTTCTTTTCGGGAAAGAACAACTTTCTTAAACTCCTGTTTATTTATCGCCCGAATTCCTTTAGCAACAATGCTTTCAAAATCATTTTTATCCGACTCATCAAGAATTCCCTGTATACTTCCTGCGACATCAGCAGCTGTTTTTTCTCTAACAGCACCTATTATTTCCGATTCATTTTCAGGAATTAAATGAATCCTGTTTCCGTCAAATGAAGCAAAAACAAATCCTTTCTCGGTAAAATCAGTTACATTAAACAACGTATCATTCTGCTGAAACATCCCGATTATTGTATCTGAATTGGGCTTGCAGTACAAAACATACGGCAGGTTTTTCTCCTGCTGCTGCTGTACTCTTTCAAAAAAATCACTCATATTATTTATTCTCTTTCGTCAAAACCATATTTGTCAATTTGCATAGCGAAATCAAATTCCCAGCTTCGTCCGTGATTTTAATTTCCCAAAGATGCAGGCTCTTTCCTTTATGAATAATACGTGCTGTTCCAAAGACAAATCCTTCTCGGATACTTTTTAAATGATTGGCCGAAATCTCAATTCCTCTCACCTCCTGGCTTTTTGCATCAATAAAAAAATGCGACGCCGCACTTCCTACGCTTTCTGCCAATGCCACCGAAGCACCGCCATGCAGCAGTCCCATCGGCTGATGTACTGAAGAATTCACAGGCATTTTTGCTGTTAAAAAATCAGGCCCGGCATCAATATACTCGATATTCAGAGTTTCCATCAAAGTGTTTTTAGAAAAGGTATTGCAAAATTCGAGGGTTTTATCTTTATCAAAAGTCATATCTTAATTTTAAAGATTGTAAAAATACGCTAATTTGATAATTCAAAAAACAAATTGAATACAAATCAAACAAACCACTCTGCATTGAAAGTCCATAGTATTTGCGTGACAGGCTAAATGCATGCAAGGCTGGATTCCAAAAAATTCATGAAATTGTCACAGATTTACATATTTCAAAATCATTTTAATCTGTGAATCTGTGTAAAATGAATATTTTTTCAGAAGCTAAAAGAGAATGCACTAAAATACATAGTTTAAACTTTATTTGAGAACATTAAATAAAGTTTAAACAGACCCTAAATATTTTGAGTATAAAACCAATAAACAAATCAAAAAAACTAATTTATTCCTATTTTTACAAAAAATAAAACCAAATGCCTCGCATCACCTTATTACTTTTAACCGGAATCCTGCTTTCATTCTGCTCCTGCCGGAGTGATTTTGAAACCACTGCCAGTACAGGTGATTTGACTTTTTCAAAAGATACGGTATATCTGGATACGGTTTTCACTAATTTGAGTTCAAGCACTTTTGCCCTAAAAGTCTATAACCATTCCAAAAAAGACATCAATATTCCTCAGATAAAATTTGCCAAAGGCTTAAACTCAAAATACCGGATGAGTGTAGACGGTGCGCAGGGAAATCAAGGCAAAATATTCGAAAATGTGACGCTTCTAGCCAAAGACAGCCTGTATATCTTCATAGAAACAACTGTAGAAAGTGACTCCTCGACCCCAAAAGAATTTCTAAATACCGACCAAATTGAATTTGACAGTGGCGCTAATCTTCAAAAAGTAGAATTAGTGACTTTGGTACAGGACGCTGTTTTGTTATACCCGAAACGCAATACTGACGGAACTACTGAAACACTCCCTATCGGAAACGAAAAAATTTACGGCTTTTATTTAGACAAAAACGATCCCATTCATGGTAATGAACTTCATTTTACCAACAGAAAAGCCTATGTTATTTACGGATACGCAGCAGTTCCCGAAGGAGAAACCGTAACATTTGACCCCGGCGCAAGAGTTTATTTTCATGCCAATTCAGGGCTTATTGTTTCTAAAAATTCCTCTATTCAAGTCAATGGAACAAAATCCACGACTGACAAACTGGAAAATGAAGTCATTTTCAGCAGTGACCGCCAGCAGCCTGATTTCGCATATATTCCGGGACAATGGGGCACAATCTGGCTGCAGAATGGAAGTGCCAACAATAAAATTCAAAACCTGACAGTCAAAAATGCAACAGTCGGACTATTGGCCGAAGGCAATAACGGAACGGCTGCATCTATAAAAAACACACAGATTTACAACTGTACACATTACGGCATTCAAGGCAAAAATGCTATAATTGAGGGAGAAAACATCGTTATCAACTACACAGGACAAGCCAGTCTTGCCTGTACTTACGGAGGAAATTACAAGTTTACGCACTGTACTTTCAACAACAACTGGTCAAGTCCGGGACAGTTAGCGGTTTACATCAGCAATTACATTTCTGGTGCTGTCCCAGAAGCAAAAAATCTTACTCAAGCAGCATTCAACAACTGTATTATTTACGGTTCCTATTCGAATGAAATGCTTTTGGATAAAAAACCAGAAGCACTTTTTAATTATCAATTCAACAATTGTGTGATTAAATCAAATAAAAACAATAATTCTGATTACCAGTTTGAAACAGATCCAGTACATTATAATGCCATTATCCTCAATAAAGACCCAAAATTCTTTAACCCGAACATCAATAATTTCAATATTGACAATACCTCTTCCGCTTTCGCAAAAGGGAATTCTGCTTATTTAATTCCGCTTGATATTTTGGGTATCACCAGAACACTTCCTCCAGATTTGGGAGCTTATCAAAATAAACCGTTCCCAAAATAGAATTCAAACACTAATTACACGAATTTACACGAATTCCTTTGTCTAAAAAATCACATAAACTTCTCATCTTGTATCTCGTTATTCTTTTTTTGGAGCAGAAAAATTAGGCCTTTTTAGGATAGATTGGTCCCGCTTTTCGTTTCAATCTCCCTGACTGAACCCCAGTCAGGGAGGATTTCACTGTAATCGGGGCTAAAGGAAAAAATTTGTCTTTTTGCCAATATCCAAAAAAAGAAAAACTACAACAATCATACAAAAGCCCAAAAATTCGTGCCCTTTACTGTAATTCAAATATCATTAAATTAGTGCAAATTCGTGTAATTAGTGTTTGAATTTTATTTGCTTTTCGCATTTGCTCTTACTATTTATTTAAACTAAATTTGCACCGTTAAATACAACAAACTACACAACAATGATCCATTTCTTTGAAAACCAAAGCAAAACTGTTTTTGCAGTACAAACGCAAAACGAAATTTCGGCTCAAGACATTTCAAAACTTAACTGGCTTTTTGCCGACGCAAATAAAATAGAGAAATCCGCATTGACGGATTTTTTTGTTGGACCTCGTGCCACTATGGTTACGCCTTGGAGCACCAATGCGGTTGAAATTACTCAAAACATGGGAATTTCCGGTATTATCAGAATTGAGGAATTTCATCCAGCCACAGCAGATTTCACAGATTTTGACCCAATGCTTTCTCAAAAATTCAATCAATTAGATCAGGATATTTTCACGATTCACATACAGCCGGAACCTATTCTGGAAATCGATGATATAGCCACATATAACAAAGCAGAAGGTTTGGCTTTAAGCCAGGAAGAAGTAGAATATTTGGATAATCTGGCTGCCAAATTAGGCCGAAAATTAACCGATTCAGAAATTTTCGCTTTCTCACAGGCTAATTCAGAACACTGCCGTCACAAAATTTTCAACGGAACTTTTGTTATTGACGGAATCGAAAAAGAAACTTCTTTATTCAAATTAATCAAAAAAACATCTCAGGTAAATCCTAACGATATTGTTTCGGCTTACAAAGACAACGTGGCTTTTGTAAAAGGCCCAAGAGTACAGCAATTTGCTCCAAAAACTGCCGACAAACCTGATTTTTACGAAATAAAAGAATTTGATTCGGTTATCTCCTTAAAAGCAGAAACGCACAATTTTCCAACAACTGTAGAGCCTTTCAACGGTGCTGCAACAGGTTCGGGAGGAGAAATTCGTGACCGTTTGGCTGGAGGACAAGGTTCATTGCCAATGGCGGGAACTGCAGTTTATATGACTTCATATTCAAGATTAGAAGAAAACAGACCTTGGGAAGATGCTGTAGCCGAAAGAAAATGGCTGTACCAAACTCCTATGGATATTTTAATCAAAGCTTCAAACGGAGCTTCTGATTTTGGAAATAAATTTGGACAGCCATTGATTACCGGTTCGGTTTTGACTTTCGAACACGAAGAAAATAACCGTAAAATTGGTTACGATAAAGTAATCATGCAAGCGGGAGGAATTGGTTACGGAAAATTGGATCAAGCTATCAAACACAAACCACAGGAAGGTGACAAAATCGTTATTCTTGGCGGAGAAAACTACAGAATTGGAATGGGCGGTGCTGCAGTTTCCTCTGCAGATACAGGAGCTTTTGGTTCGGGAATTGAATTGAATGCAATCCAGCGTTCGAACCC of Flavobacterium marginilacus contains these proteins:
- a CDS encoding isochorismate synthase; translated protein: MSDFFERVQQQQEKNLPYVLYCKPNSDTIIGMFQQNDTLFNVTDFTEKGFVFASFDGNRIHLIPENESEIIGAVREKTAADVAGSIQGILDESDKNDFESIVAKGIRAINKQEFKKVVLSRKEIIKLEEFDLTAVFENLVQLYPTTFVYCFFHPQVGLWMGATPEQLVKANVNVFETMALAGTQKDYGSDEIVWEKKEREEQQYVTDYIVDQLQEAVLEVSVTEPYNLKAGSIWHLKTDIWGVLNTGYNLKQVVNLLHPTPAVCGLPKEASKAFILENENYDRTFYTGFLGELNTSFAVDSVSSNLFVNLRCMEIEMYSGTKNVKVNLFMGCGITKDSVPEKEWEESVNKSMTMKRVLNG
- the bshB1 gene encoding bacillithiol biosynthesis deacetylase BshB1, with translation MKLDILAFGAHPDDVELGCSGTILKEISLGKTVGIIDLTRGELGTRGSAEIRDEEAAAAAKILGVSVRENLNMRDGFFVNDEKHQLEIIKMIRKYQPEIVLCNAIDDRHIDHGKGSKLVSDACFLSGLMKIETILDGEIQKAWRPKLVYHYIQWKNIEPDFVVDITGFTDKKIEAILAYSSQFYDPDSKEPESPISSKNFLESLNYRSRDLGRLTGVEHAEGFTAERYLAVNSLGDLK
- a CDS encoding PaaI family thioesterase, whose product is MTFDKDKTLEFCNTFSKNTLMETLNIEYIDAGPDFLTAKMPVNSSVHQPMGLLHGGASVALAESVGSAASHFFIDAKSQEVRGIEISANHLKSIREGFVFGTARIIHKGKSLHLWEIKITDEAGNLISLCKLTNMVLTKENK